A region of bacterium DNA encodes the following proteins:
- the aroQ gene encoding type II 3-dehydroquinate dehydratase has protein sequence MKRYNILVIHGPNLQLLGLREKQIYGTVTISEINKALKKLARESHAELKIIQANDEGTIVDTIDSLGLNWADGILINPAAYTHTSIAIRDAIVATNRPTIEIHLSNIYARESFRHKSYIAPVAAGQISGLGLDSYLFGLQALLNILSKKENQKIKNKNKLDV, from the coding sequence ATGAAACGATATAATATTTTAGTAATCCACGGACCAAATCTACAGTTATTAGGACTCAGGGAAAAACAGATATATGGCACAGTTACAATTTCGGAAATAAATAAAGCACTAAAAAAATTAGCGCGTGAGAGTCATGCAGAATTAAAAATTATTCAAGCAAATGATGAGGGAACGATTGTCGATACCATTGATTCACTTGGACTTAATTGGGCAGATGGGATATTAATTAATCCGGCAGCTTATACACATACCAGCATCGCTATTCGGGATGCAATAGTCGCAACAAACCGACCTACCATAGAAATCCATTTATCGAATATTTATGCACGGGAATCGTTCCGACATAAATCGTATATAGCACCGGTTGCTGCTGGGCAAATATCAGGATTGGGATTGGACAGTTACCTATTCGGACTTCAGGCATTATTAAACATCCTATCGAAAAAGGAGAACCAAAAAATAAAAAATAAAAATAAACTTGATGTTTAA
- the aroB gene encoding 3-dehydroquinate synthase produces MPRLAKEKNKLACRRIKVKLDKRSYYILIQPGIINLVGEHLLQFGFSKRIGIVTNPTVGKYYVEPVECSLLRAGFKPKLYSIPDGEEYKNLDVVRDIYTRLVLDEFDRNSALIALGGGVIGDITGFVAATYLRGIPFIQIPTTLLAQVDSSVGGKVGVNLPLGKNLIGSFYQPKLVLTDPNVLFTLPEREFRAGLAEVVKYGVIYDAVFFAWLERNISNIKKLDASCLTYLITRCCQIKAEVISQDETEQGLRAILNFGHTIGHAIETLTNYTQYRHGEAVAIGMVAAGKLAHNLSLFDRHQLQRLQDLLVNIGLPIQLPHLAISKFLDTIYRDKKVRNQKLRMVLPKKIGLVTLVDNISENKLKKIIHPL; encoded by the coding sequence ATGCCTCGGTTAGCAAAAGAAAAAAATAAATTAGCATGCCGGCGGATTAAAGTTAAACTTGATAAACGTAGCTATTATATTCTGATACAGCCGGGAATTATCAATCTAGTCGGCGAACACCTTTTGCAATTTGGGTTCAGTAAAAGGATTGGTATTGTTACTAATCCTACTGTTGGCAAATATTATGTGGAACCAGTGGAATGTTCTTTATTACGTGCAGGATTTAAGCCGAAACTCTATTCAATTCCCGATGGTGAAGAATATAAAAATCTTGACGTTGTCCGTGACATATATACACGACTGGTACTCGATGAATTCGACCGAAATTCAGCACTTATTGCACTGGGGGGAGGAGTCATTGGCGATATAACTGGATTTGTTGCTGCAACGTATCTTCGTGGAATACCTTTTATTCAGATACCAACAACACTTCTTGCCCAAGTTGATAGTAGTGTCGGTGGGAAAGTCGGGGTAAATTTACCTTTAGGTAAAAATCTCATTGGCAGTTTCTATCAACCGAAGTTAGTTCTTACCGATCCGAACGTTTTATTTACATTACCTGAACGCGAATTTCGGGCTGGGTTAGCTGAAGTTGTTAAATATGGGGTTATTTACGATGCCGTTTTTTTCGCATGGCTAGAACGCAATATCTCAAACATAAAAAAACTTGATGCATCATGTCTAACGTATCTCATAACGCGATGTTGCCAAATTAAAGCCGAGGTCATTAGTCAAGACGAAACTGAACAGGGATTACGCGCTATTCTTAATTTCGGCCATACAATAGGGCATGCAATAGAAACGTTAACAAATTATACGCAATATCGACATGGAGAAGCAGTGGCTATAGGAATGGTTGCTGCCGGAAAATTGGCTCACAATTTATCGTTATTTGATAGACATCAGCTCCAACGATTACAAGATTTATTAGTTAATATTGGACTACCAATTCAGCTTCCCCACTTGGCAATATCCAAATTTTTAGATACAATATATCGAGATAAAAAAGTCCGTAACCAGAAATTACGAATGGTGTTGCCGAAAAAAATTGGTTTAGTTACTTTAGTTGATAATATTTCCGAAAACAAATTAAAAAAAATCATCCATCCGTTATAA
- a CDS encoding ABC transporter permease — MLRLIQEMIVYRELLWSLVQRDLKARYKVATLGFLWSLIRPLFTMVILTIVFSKVFRFEIDMNVVYPLYLLCALLPWGFHVTGINNATHSLIANANLIKKVKLPREVFPLSAIIAELINLLLSFIILFIFLIIFRVPISWSIFWLPLLLLIHFIFITGLGLITASINVFFRDTAAILDAIMTAWFYLTPIFYPISLAKQHLSEPFYNLYLLNPLVPLITGYRKALLGNEYNTMATFGPSFNEWVWFLGITFAIALIILWFGIIIFRSLDSRFVDEL; from the coding sequence ATGTTACGGCTTATTCAGGAGATGATTGTATATCGTGAACTCTTATGGAGTTTAGTGCAACGCGACTTAAAAGCACGATATAAAGTCGCGACACTGGGTTTCCTCTGGTCTTTAATTCGTCCTTTGTTTACTATGGTCATACTCACCATCGTTTTTTCAAAGGTGTTCCGCTTTGAAATAGATATGAATGTTGTGTATCCACTCTATTTACTATGTGCATTATTACCCTGGGGATTTCATGTAACCGGTATCAATAATGCTACGCACTCTTTAATTGCCAACGCAAATTTGATTAAAAAAGTTAAACTACCGCGAGAAGTATTTCCGTTATCTGCCATAATTGCAGAATTAATAAATTTATTATTATCGTTTATAATTCTCTTTATTTTCCTGATCATTTTTCGCGTTCCAATATCATGGTCTATTTTTTGGCTTCCTTTACTTCTCCTGATTCACTTCATTTTTATTACTGGACTGGGTTTGATTACCGCGTCAATAAACGTTTTTTTTCGAGATACGGCAGCAATTCTTGATGCCATAATGACCGCGTGGTTTTACTTAACCCCAATCTTTTACCCAATAAGTTTAGCTAAGCAGCATTTGTCTGAGCCATTCTACAACCTTTATTTATTGAATCCGTTAGTTCCCCTAATCACTGGATATCGCAAAGCATTGCTGGGTAATGAATACAATACTATGGCAACTTTCGGGCCGAGCTTCAATGAATGGGTTTGGTTTTTAGGAATAACTTTTGCAATCGCTTTGATAATATTATGGTTTGGTATCATTATATTCCGGTCGTTAGATAGTCGATTCGTTGATGAACTATAG